Part of the Roseomonas sp. OT10 genome, CAACCTCGCGCTGGAAGCGACGGCCAGGAGCAGGCCGGACGGCTACACCATGGTGATGGCGCAGACCGACAACGTCGTGCTGAACCCCCTGACCTACCAGCGGCTGCCCTACGACCCCGACCGCGACCTGATGCCGGTGGTGTTCGTCGCCAGCGGCGCCGCCGTGCTGGTGGTGCGGGCCGACGCGCCCTGGAAGGACCTGGCGGCGTTCACCGCCGCCGCCCGCGCGCAGGCCGGGCAGCTCACCTTCGGCTCGCCCGGCATCGGCACGGTGTCGCACCTGATCCTGGAGCTGTGGCAGCGCAGCGCCGACATCCGGCTGAACCACATCCCCTATCGCGGCATCGCGCAGTCCCTGCCCGATCTCCTGAACGGGCAGATCGACAGCTACATGGGCTCCATCCCGACCCTGCGCGGGCATATCGAGGGCGGGCGGGTGCGGGCGCTGGCGGTGAGCTCCGCCCGGCGCTCGGCGGCGCTGCCGGAGGTGCCGACCTTCCGGGAGGCGGGGATCGAGGGGGTGGAGCTGGCCAGCGACTGGGGCCTGATGGCGCCGGCCGGCATGCCGGCCGAGATCGTCCAGCGGATCAATGCCGCCGTGAACCGGCTGCTGGAGGAGCCGGAGACCCGCCGGCGGATCGTGGAGAGCGGGGCCGATGTCCGCGGCGGAACGCCGGAGGACCTCGGCCGGTTCTACGCGGCCGAGCGGGAGCGGCTGGGCCGGGTGGTGCGCGAGGCCGGCATCCGGATGGAGTAGGGGCCGGC contains:
- a CDS encoding Bug family tripartite tricarboxylate transporter substrate binding protein, translated to MSPTRRQLLAASLCTAAAPAFAQGYPDRPVRIIVPFPPGGGTDSLARLMAERLTATIGWTMVVENRPGAGGNLALEATARSRPDGYTMVMAQTDNVVLNPLTYQRLPYDPDRDLMPVVFVASGAAVLVVRADAPWKDLAAFTAAARAQAGQLTFGSPGIGTVSHLILELWQRSADIRLNHIPYRGIAQSLPDLLNGQIDSYMGSIPTLRGHIEGGRVRALAVSSARRSAALPEVPTFREAGIEGVELASDWGLMAPAGMPAEIVQRINAAVNRLLEEPETRRRIVESGADVRGGTPEDLGRFYAAERERLGRVVREAGIRME